The sequence TTGATATTACGTTCCATACATTGGTGAAGGAAACTCATTACTTCCATTAGGTTACGTCCTAATCTTGATAATTCTGTAACGATCAACAAATCATTTGCTACCATATTATCAAGTAGAGTTCCTAATTTGCGTTCATTTACTTTTTTAGTTCCACTAATAGATTCTTCTACCCATTGACCAATATGAATTTTTTTCTCATCAATAAATTGCAAAATTTCATATTTTTGATTAGTTACAGTTTGTGTATCTGTACTAACACGAACATAAGCATAAATCATATATTTTTTGTATAAGGGGATGTAACGGGAAACCCCGTTATTTTTTGATTTTAACTGGAAGCTACGTTAAGTTTGGGAAAATCTAAAGTGGGTTAAATTACAGAAACGGGGCAAAAGCGAACTAGGAGTAGGAATTGCTGTTAATTTCTTCTCTGTTATAGAAAAATATCCTGCAATAAGTTATCTTACTCAAATGCCTTATCCCTGCAGGATGATCATGTTTTACGCATTTATATTTTGGTATATCTAATCGTATAATAAGCATTATACGTTGCAAACAACCTTAAGTCATCGAATTACCGAAAAAGTTTTGAATGGTCTCCTCACTGAACGTTCTCCACTTATTTGGATAAAGACTCAATTTGCGATAGACTCAAGCCGGTGGATTGAGTAATAAAGTCAACAGATAAACCAGCCTTTAGTAAATTTTTAGCTATAGAGATTGCTTTTTGTTTTTCACCCTCAGCTTTACCCTCAGCTTTACCTTCAGCTTTACCTATATGGATACCTCTGGCTTCACCTTCTTCGATATATTTTTGTGCAACAGTTCTCATAATAACACCTTGTTCTTCTTCTGATAAATATTTGGTTAGTACTTGCTCTAATTCTGATTGCTTTGCCTCAGGAAGCTTAGCGTCAGTGTACCATAAAAACGATTTTATGTAAATATAGCCTTTTTCCTTATCTACTAATATCTCTAATTTAAATCTCTGCAGAAATTCTTCCCAAAGCTTTATCATATCTCGTTGATGGATATGTTTTAGCATATATTCTAACATCCCAATATGCTTCTTCTTCACTATTTCATCATCAGACATGCTTTGTAAATCGACCAATTGATAATCTTCTGTCATCACTTTCTTGGCTATAACTGCATCGGTAAATAAACTCCATAAATTCCTAGGGGCAGTATAAACTTCTTTACCATTATAAATTACTAAATTATATACTAATGGTAATTTCTTTCTTCCTTTCTTATGCCTTTCGCATAATAACAATGTGTATTTCCATAATCGTAGAGCTGTCCAATAATCAACGCTCGACTGAGCCTCAATCAACACATACACAAAAGCCTTACCCTGATTCTTGGTAGCAACTCCATACACTATATCACTATATTTCTTGTTTAAAGATTCTTCTATGTAACTTTCTTTTTCTACTGTTATTTTTGATAAATCTACTAAACTCTTAAAATCATTAGGCAAATAATATTCCAAAAATTCTTGGGCTGCTACAGGATCAGCCATTATTGTTTTGACTAATGAATCATGCTTTAACTTTTTTGTCATTTTACTAACTTATTAATCTATCAGATTTGCTCATGTTTTAAACGCTCGGTCATTTTTCTGTAACAATTTTTTAATATCAGATATTGTTTTTTTACTGACAAACAATTCCTTGCTAATCCAACTATAAGTTTTACCAGCTTGCAGAAAAATCTTTATTTTTTCTATTTTGCCTAAAGTTGTTTTGTTGCTACTACCAACTCTTCTACCAAATTTTACTCCATTAAGCTTAGCCTTAGCAATTCCTGCTTTAGTTCTGCTATTAATCATGCTACGTTCTAATTCAGCAAATACTCCAGCTATTTGGAAAAATGCTCTCCCCATAGGCGAAGTAGTATCTACTTTATCTCCTGAATCAAGGGACACAAGCTCAACAGATTTGTTATTTAGTAGTTCGATTAGCTCAATTAGTCCTTTTAGAGATCTAGCAATCCGATCAATCTTATAAACTATAACAATATCACTTGGTCGCAATGATTCAATCATAATCATTAGCTCAGTGCGATTATTATCTTTGCCACTAGCTGACTCGCTAAATATCTTTTGGCATCCCGCCTCAATTAATGCTTGTTGTTGTAATTCTAAGTCCTGATTATTACTGCTTACTCTTGCATATCCAATTTTCATAATAACTCTGGTACAATTTTATTTAAAAAATAATATTGTACCACAATAGTACAAACAAGTCTAATATTTCTTATAATTGTACCACTTGTTAGTAGGCTTGGTGTAGTACAATAATACTCTACTTTAATTGTACTACACTACTACACGATTACTCAGAAGTAATCGTATAAACTTAAACTTAGCATTCGGGATGAGAATTACTATCACCAAGTGTAGGTATATCTATATCAATATTATCACTAGTGATGGTATTAGTGATAGATGAATTACTAGACTCAACAACATTATCAGAAAATTATATCGTGCAACTTTTCAAATTTCTTGTTAATTCCTTCCACTTTCTCACTATGGATTTTCTCAACCTCACTTGCTATTTGGGGGACGATTTCTTTTAACAGAGCATAGGATTGTAGTGCTGATTCTTGCTCTTGGTGTTGAATCTTGCTCTGTTCAGCAAAACTTTTGATTTCTTCTAGTGTAGCCTGTAACTTAGATACTGATTTATTAAGCGTATTGTTAAATTCTAAGCTTTTGTTCTCAAACGACTTTGATGCAAAGTCAATTTCCAGATGCAACTTTTCTAATACCTTCTCTACTCTTTCTTCCAGTAAGTTTTTCTCTACTTGTTCTTTATTCATAATTTCCCCGCTAGTCATTGGTTATTTAAGGTAGTTATAACCTCTTGGTAACCTAGTTCTTTTGACAATTGTCTAACTACATATCCATATTTATTATTAATCCAATCTCTTGTAAAATTACTCGGGGCATATAAAGTTAGTATTTTTTTATCTATATTTTCCTCTACTCGCAATTTAGAAAACCAAACTTTATCAACAAATTCTCCTAGTTGCTTTTTTAGCTCTCTTCTAACCTTATACCATGTTGAACTTTTATCTAATTCCTCAAGTTTTATTCCTTCTTCTATAGATATATTCTTTTTATTCCATTTTTCAATTGCTGTTTTCTCATAGACTATAGGAGACCATTCAAAACCAGGGGCAGAAATAAAGAATATAGCACTTACAAAAATAATTATGCGATCAGATAGCATCACCAGACAAACCTTATTAGAGAATATTCCTAATGCTTCAATATTAAGCTGGAGACACGTCAACCTACATGGAATTTACGATTTTAGCAATTTATTAGCAACAAATGATCAAGATTATTCTTTTAATGAAGTGGTTAAT comes from Candidatus Tisiphia endosymbiont of Sialis lutaria and encodes:
- a CDS encoding Rpn family recombination-promoting nuclease/putative transposase, whose protein sequence is MTKKLKHDSLVKTIMADPVAAQEFLEYYLPNDFKSLVDLSKITVEKESYIEESLNKKYSDIVYGVATKNQGKAFVYVLIEAQSSVDYWTALRLWKYTLLLCERHKKGRKKLPLVYNLVIYNGKEVYTAPRNLWSLFTDAVIAKKVMTEDYQLVDLQSMSDDEIVKKKHIGMLEYMLKHIHQRDMIKLWEEFLQRFKLEILVDKEKGYIYIKSFLWYTDAKLPEAKQSELEQVLTKYLSEEEQGVIMRTVAQKYIEEGEARGIHIGKAEGKAEGKAEGEKQKAISIAKNLLKAGLSVDFITQSTGLSLSQIESLSK
- a CDS encoding recombinase family protein is translated as MKIGYARVSSNNQDLELQQQALIEAGCQKIFSESASGKDNNRTELMIMIESLRPSDIVIVYKIDRIARSLKGLIELIELLNNKSVELVSLDSGDKVDTTSPMGRAFFQIAGVFAELERSMINSRTKAGIAKAKLNGVKFGRRVGSSNKTTLGKIEKIKIFLQAGKTYSWISKELFVSKKTISDIKKLLQKNDRAFKT
- a CDS encoding DnaA N-terminal domain-containing protein, which codes for MLSDRIIIFVSAIFFISAPGFEWSPIVYEKTAIEKWNKKNISIEEGIKLEELDKSSTWYKVRRELKKQLGEFVDKVWFSKLRVEENIDKKILTLYAPSNFTRDWINNKYGYVVRQLSKELGYQEVITTLNNQ